Part of the Sebaldella sp. S0638 genome is shown below.
TTACTCCAGTATTGATATTCTCTTTCTATGATTTTCTCTATTTCCGTTTTCTGCTCTTCCTTTAAATCTAAATATTCATAATCAATACTTGGTTTTGCTTTCAGTCCTGTCCCTACTGCATTAGTTGTTATATTTTTTATTGCAGCTGTAGCTACTGTTGAACCCTGCCATAAGCTCCGTGAACGCTTAACTAATATCTCATGATTTTCTCCGATATCTTCGTCAGCCGTTCCACTGTCTGCATTCATACCTTTTAATGCTTTTTTTCTTCGACTGGCTCCGTGTTCGTCATATCCTTTATTAACAATTTTAAATACTTCCATTTTTTCTCGGTATAAAGTTCTCTTTAATCCTGCTTCTGGATTAATTACTCCAACCGCTTTATCTATAACGTTTCCTATTCCCATTTATTTTACTTCCTCCTTCCTACCTATCCCGTGGTATTACTCCGTATATCTTCCTTCTCCTTCCTCCATTTTGGGCTAATTCAAGTTGTTTTTTCCAATATTCTATTCTTTCTCTTACTTCTGCTGCATTTGCTCTTGTTAAATTTTGTGTTCCTATCTGATAACTTTTTCCAGTCGCAAGGGCAAAGTCAGCATCAAGCCATGATTGCAAATGTTTTCTACATTCTTCTACTGTAAACATTTATATTACTCCTTTCGAAATCACTTTTCTTTTTCTTACTCTTATTGTCCTTGTGTTATAGTAATCACCCCGTGGTAATTTGTATAAAGCTTCTAATTGTGGGCTTAAAATGTCAAAAGCTGCCATAGCATAGTTTCTGCAATCCAAAGCCTCGTTATTTTTCCTTAATTTTTTCCATATTATTTTTCCGTTATCCTGAATTATCATTTTTTCTGATGTTAATGATAAAAAATATTCTGCATCATATTTTTTCTCTTCTTCAATTGGAAAATGACAATATTTAGGTCCCGGATTTTCTATGCTAAGTCTTGAATATATATTTGCTTTTCCTCCGTCAACTCCTACCATAAATAGATTTACACCAGCTTTATTATTTTTACTTGGCTTACTTGTTAGCGGTACTCCTTCTCCACCTTTTCCTTTTATTGCAAACCAGCGTTTAAATTCATTAGGTTTTACAAATTTATATACACTATCAGTGTTATGTCCCCCTGAATCTATGCATACACAGGATATTGTTACTTCTGTTCCATTTGAATATTGAAATTTTTTATCAAGGAACATTTCCAATTGTTTCCATACATGATCTTGAGCTGGGTCTCCTACAAATACTTTGTACTCTATACCCCATGATTCTTCACCTAAACCCCAGCCGACAACTTCCACCTCAAGTCTATTATCCTGAGTATCTACTCCAGCAGTCAGTACAAGAACATCATCAGGTACTTCACAATTATAATATTCACGTTTTTCTAAAAGTGCTGTATCATTTACCGTTTTTCCTCCAGCCTCCCAAACTTCACCAAGAGAAGTATTAATGAAAGTTTGAAGTAATGGAATATCATCTTTTGTTTTTAAAAAATCATCTCTTATGTCTTTCCATTTCCGCCATGGTGAGGCAAGTTCATTTAAATGAAAGCCTCTTGTGCTTCCTTTATATTCTAGGTTTGTTACTATCCAAGTACCTGTTTCCTTCTTCCATTCCTTTTCATCACTCATTACACCACAGTGACTGCAAGTCATTTTTAACGTTTCAAAATCTAATGATTCTCTGAAAGTTGGTATATGATAATCTCCACATGCCGGGCATTTTAAAGCCCATTCTTCCATAGTAGAGTTCTTATATTCTTTCTCTATTCGTGATACTCCTGCTATTGTTGGTGTTGATACATATATTAATTTCCGGCTGTCTGTATAGGCTATTGTTCTTTTTTCGGCCAGTGTTAAAGGATCTCCTTCGCCACCTATATTTTCTCTGAATCTGTCTACTTCATCTGCTAATAATACTTTTATTGACCTTGACGACAAATCTGATGTTGAATTAGCTCCGGCCAATGCAAGACTTCCACCTGGAAAACTCTTATACAATGTTGTATTTCCCATATCTCTTGACTCTTTATCAATAACTTTATTTCTGATTCTTTTATTTGCCTTTATCATTGGCATTAATCTGTCTTTGGAAAATGCTTTTAAAAGTTTATCTACTGGCATTACCAACATCATAGGACAGGCTTTATAGTCAATGTAATATGCTATTATCATTAATAAAATTACTGTCTTTCCTACCTGTGCAGAACTCATTATTACTACTTTTCTTACATCACGATCTGAAACTGCATCCATTATTCCTTTCTGATATGGTGCTCTGTTCGGTCTCCACCGTCCTGGCTCCGCTGATGATTCACTTGTTAAAACCATATATTTTTCAGCATATTCACTTATCGTGAGTTTTGGAGGTGGTTCTAGCAATTTTAAGACTTTATTTACTGATTTCAGAATTTTCATTGTTCTCGCCCTCGTCTTCTGTATCAGTCATCAAATCTTTACTTTTATATTCTTCGGAATCAACATTCATCAATTCTTCCAATGCCTGCATCACTTCTAATTCAAGTTCTTCTTCTATTACTCCACTGCTTTCTTCTCCTGCTAATTTCACTGCCAACTTTGAAGGGATATTAAGAAGTCTGGCCTTAAAAATTTCTATTAACCGGCTCCATACTTTTTCAACATCTGCCGCCTCATATATTTCACCTCTCATTTTTTGAAGTTTTATTTCCTTTTCTTCACTTCTCTTTTTTAAAAGGATTATTTCTTCTTTGGTTTTTTCCTCTTTCAAATCAACAACTTTTACCCCATCCTCTGTTTCTATTTCCCCGAAAATTTTACTTTGTGATTCTATATAGTTTTTTACACTTGATATAAATTCATATTCACCTTTCCGAACCCTTATTATCACTTCATCTTCTGTTAGTTGTTGTATTCTCCGCTCTGTTAAATCAAGAAAACTTGCTAGCTCTGCCAATCTTACAACTTCCGGAATTTTATATCTTTCATACAAAACGAAATCAGTTATGTTAGATAAATCATAGCTTCCACTACTGTTTTTCGTTATAATTTTCTCTTTTTCCAACTCCATTATTCGCTTATTTGACATATCTAAAAGCGTTGATAATTCTTTCTTTGTTAATGTTTTCGGCAACATTTTTTCACCTCCCTAAACGAAACGAAACGATATTTTTTTTAATACATAAGTAGACAGAACTTGGGCTCGCCAGACCCTCGGGCTCTTATATTCTCCAGAAGTACCTTACATATATTTTGATTTTTGATTTTCTCAATTGAATTTTATTTGCTTCTTATATTTGATTTCGTATTCATCTAATTTATATATTAAGGCTTCAAAGTCTTTCTTCATTTCGCTCTTTCTTATATATCGTAAGGTCTGTACCTTCTCCCCTTCATCTGTTGTATATATTGTTATATCTATTACATAACCTTTACTTAATACTAATTGCTTTCTTATTCCTCTTATGTCTGTCACATATATTTCTGTTCTATCAAAGTCATTGAACTTCAAGACAGTGTCATTAAATCCCTGCTCTTTTTCTTCTGATACTGGAACTTCCAACCCAAACAATACAATAAGTATTAATATGAAGAATATTATTCCCAGCAG
Proteins encoded:
- a CDS encoding DUF6148 family protein, whose translation is MFTVEECRKHLQSWLDADFALATGKSYQIGTQNLTRANAAEVRERIEYWKKQLELAQNGGRRRKIYGVIPRDR
- a CDS encoding phage terminase large subunit family protein, translating into MKILKSVNKVLKLLEPPPKLTISEYAEKYMVLTSESSAEPGRWRPNRAPYQKGIMDAVSDRDVRKVVIMSSAQVGKTVILLMIIAYYIDYKACPMMLVMPVDKLLKAFSKDRLMPMIKANKRIRNKVIDKESRDMGNTTLYKSFPGGSLALAGANSTSDLSSRSIKVLLADEVDRFRENIGGEGDPLTLAEKRTIAYTDSRKLIYVSTPTIAGVSRIEKEYKNSTMEEWALKCPACGDYHIPTFRESLDFETLKMTCSHCGVMSDEKEWKKETGTWIVTNLEYKGSTRGFHLNELASPWRKWKDIRDDFLKTKDDIPLLQTFINTSLGEVWEAGGKTVNDTALLEKREYYNCEVPDDVLVLTAGVDTQDNRLEVEVVGWGLGEESWGIEYKVFVGDPAQDHVWKQLEMFLDKKFQYSNGTEVTISCVCIDSGGHNTDSVYKFVKPNEFKRWFAIKGKGGEGVPLTSKPSKNNKAGVNLFMVGVDGGKANIYSRLSIENPGPKYCHFPIEEEKKYDAEYFLSLTSEKMIIQDNGKIIWKKLRKNNEALDCRNYAMAAFDILSPQLEALYKLPRGDYYNTRTIRVRKRKVISKGVI